The following proteins come from a genomic window of Nostoc sp. TCL26-01:
- a CDS encoding GNAT family N-acetyltransferase encodes MTYWFFDPSRHKPATASAEPTSYKFQVRAATPADLSGIAQVIAESFHSQNGFWAWAFPLLRLGIYEDFKHRLLSPAPHHLCLVAVATASNGIEKLVGTVEIGVRLSDYWTKAGKSFPYLSNLAVHPQYRRHGVASKLLISCEQVSRDWGFEDLYLHVLEHNYQARQLYFKLGYQAHKVDSPWNQFFLRRSQQILLHKHIVLDSIS; translated from the coding sequence TTGACATACTGGTTTTTTGATCCATCTCGGCACAAGCCAGCTACAGCTTCGGCGGAACCAACTTCTTACAAATTCCAAGTTCGTGCTGCTACACCTGCTGATTTGTCTGGTATTGCCCAAGTTATTGCGGAAAGCTTTCACTCCCAAAATGGTTTCTGGGCATGGGCTTTTCCACTGCTACGTTTGGGTATTTATGAAGATTTTAAACATCGTTTGTTATCACCTGCCCCCCATCACTTGTGTTTAGTAGCGGTGGCAACTGCTAGCAATGGCATAGAAAAATTAGTGGGAACTGTAGAAATTGGTGTCCGTTTGAGCGATTACTGGACTAAAGCTGGTAAAAGTTTTCCTTATTTATCCAATTTGGCGGTTCATCCTCAATATCGTAGACATGGTGTGGCTTCAAAATTACTCATTAGCTGTGAACAAGTATCTAGAGACTGGGGGTTTGAAGACTTATATCTCCATGTTTTAGAACATAACTATCAAGCACGCCAGCTTTATTTTAAGTTGGGATATCAGGCACACAAAGTTGATTCTCCTTGGAATCAGTTCTTCTTGAGACGTTCCCAGCAGATTTTATTGCATAAGCACATTGTCCTTGATTCCATTAGTTAA